A single window of Rana temporaria chromosome 1, aRanTem1.1, whole genome shotgun sequence DNA harbors:
- the LOC120924346 gene encoding uncharacterized protein LOC120924346 isoform X2, with protein MPVYNKEMSDSVASSSTDDHQEVEAVNGSNMAGVHLHADNALCDEEQNSTTAEDIDVNSATTVSINDNTCTSCMTTENANEDSTVNSQNHHIVTQDQGALLMQALQQKHGLTFSAVEDIAALINTLNGSNIVPASKFLLSKPFKKQDIETHYFCADCFTYIGKTDSDMCSCSFCGSMYSCNYNKLN; from the exons ATGCCTGTTTACAACAAAG AAATGAGTGACAGTGTTGCCAGTTCTTCTACAGATGACCATCAAGAGGTAGAAGCAGTAAATGGCAGCAACATGGCTGGAGTCCACCTTCATGCAGATAATGCACTCTGTGACGAAGAGCAAAATTCAACTACAGCGGAGGACATTGATGTTAATAGTGCAACTACTGTCAGCATAAATGATAATACCTGCACCTCATGTATGACAACAGAAAATGCAAATGAGGACAGTACTGTCAACAGCCAGAATCATCACATTGTAACACAAGACCAAGGTGCACTTTTAATGCAAGCTCTTCAACAGAAACATGGCTTAACATTTTCTGCTGTTGAAGACATAGCAGCACTAATAAACACTTTAAATGGAAGCAACATTGTCCCTGCATCCAAGTTCCTGTTAAGCAAGCCTTTCAAAAAACAAGACATTGAAACACACTATTTCTGTGCTGATTGCTTTACCTATATTGGTAAAACTGATTCCGACATGTGCAGCTGCAGTTTTTGTGGTTCCATGTATAGCTGCAActataataaattaaattaa
- the LOC120924346 gene encoding uncharacterized protein LOC120924346 isoform X1, with protein MYMPIKTQLQTMLENTDLYDIICATRETNSNGFIKDITDGKYRSITENIQGSFLTLSFNCDGVPVFKSSKSSMWPTLFVINEVPLSVRKSNVLMASLWFGRSDKPPMSVLLTPFVNEVKTLSRDGFYWKYNGETMLMKVFALLFISDAVARPLVQKFNQFNGAYGCGFCLQEGKVVERGRGTARVYKFEQPLLRQAQETLQHAEMAIHQGKPVFGVKGVSLLFDLPYFNVIDCVVPEYMHCVLLGVARQLATLWFDTKFHTKDFYLGMQRNEINRRLLQIQPPCNFARVPRSIDVRKFWKAHEWLAWLVYYSVPVLWALMHEQYFVNWCRLVGAIGLLSSECVSTEDLASAQQMLEKFVSDMEPLYGLEHVSFNIHSCVHMTQAVTNWGPLWAQSAFQFEAFNGVLLRLIKSSNAVVMQICNSYLKIRNMPLYEKEIMHTAITPINKLYSAMKDNSKEVCYLEDSVQALGPCKTHPVSRSHFIALHSVLEVVKQNMIARYYNCVAVNKKVFHASSNKRITLRNSNTAILNTGDFFTVESYLVLDNSSTCFAIGRFLTIVSDHAAICRDREVKLGHLVLVNIVPGHLVAIPASSLKNKCVFIKTTNAHYAVVGLPTNPYDLNG; from the coding sequence ATGTACATGCCGATTAAGACACAATTGCAGACCATGTTAGAGAACACTGATTTGTACGATATTATCTGTGCAACCCGTGAAACCAACAGCAATGGTTTCATAAAGGACATAACAGACGGCAAATACCGCTCAATTACAGAAAACATCCAAGGTAGTTTTCTAACACTTTCATTCAATTGTGACGGTGTCCCAGTTTTCAAGTCATCTAAGTCCAGTATGTGGCCTactttgtttgtcattaatgaaGTACCCCTGTCAGTCCGTAAAAGTAATGTTTTAATGGCTTCCCTGTGGTTTGGTCGGTCTGATAAGCCACCAATGAGTGTTCTCCTTACACCATTTGTCAATGAAGTAAAAACGTTATCAAGAGATGGATTTTATTGGAAATATAATGGTGAAACCATGTTAATGAAAGTGTTTGCACTATTGTTCATATCTGATGCTGTTGCCCGCCCCTTAGTCCAAAAATTTAACCAATTTAATGGTGCTTATGGGTGTGGTTTCTGTTTGCAAGAAGGTAAAGTTGTAGAAAGAGGAAGGGGCACTGCACGGGTTTATAAATTTGAGCAACCACTTCTAAGACAGGCACAGGAAACTCTTCAGCATGCAGAGATGGCTATACATCAAGGCAAACCAGTATTTGGTGTAAAAGGTGTCTCACTTTTGTTTGACTTGCCCTATTTCAATGTTATTGACTGTGTGGTACCAGAGTACATGCATTGTGTACTTTTAGGGGTTGCAAGGCAACTAGCAACGCTCTGGTTCGATACCAAGTTCCATACCAAAGACTTCTACTTGGGGATGCAGCGTAATGAAATAAATCGTCGTTTGTTGCAGATACAACCTCCATGCAATTTTGCCCGTGTACCACGATCTATAGATGTGCGCAAGTTTTGGAAGGCACATGAGTGGCTTGCATGGTTGGTATACTATAGTGTACCTGTTCTGTGGGCACTAATGCATGAACAATATTTTGTGAATTGGTGCAGGCTTGTTGGGGCAATTGGATTGCTTTCCAGTGAGTGTGTAAGTACTGAGGATTTAGCCAGTGCACAACAAATGTTGGAAAAGTTTGTTTCTGACATGGAACCACTCTACGGTCTTGAGCATGTTTCTTTCAACATACACTCTTGTGTTCATATGACTCAGGCTGTAACAAATTGGGGTCCACTATGGGCACAGTCTGCATTTCAGTTTGAAGCATTCAATGGTGTACTGTTACGATTGATTAAAAGCTCAAATGCTGTTGTCATGCAGATATGCAATTCATATCTGAAAATCCGAAATATGCCTCTTTATGAGAAAGAAATCATGCATACTGCTATCACACCCATTAACAAATTGTATTCAGCCATGAAAGACAACAGCAAAGAAGTGTGTTACTTGGAAGATTCAGTCCAAGCTCTTGGTCCTTGCAAAACACATCCAGTGAGTCGATCACATTTTATTGCTTTGCACAGTGTTttagaagttgtcaaacaaaataTGATCGCAAGATACTACAATTGTGTGGCagtaaacaaaaaagttttccatGCAAGCTCAAACAAGCGAATAACTTTGAGGAATAGTAACACAGCAATTTTAAATACTGGAGATTTCTTCACTGTTGAATCCTATCTTGTGCTTGATAATTCGAGTACTTGTTTTGCAATTGGCAGGTTTCTGACAATTGTTAGTGACCATGCTGCTATTTGCAGGGATAGAGAAGTAAAACTGGGGCATTTAGTTCTCGTGAATATAGTTCCTGGCCATCTTGTCGCAATACCAGCTTCATCCCTCAAGAATaaatgtgtgtttattaaaacaaCAAATGCGCACTATGCTGTAGTGGGCTTGCCAACAAATCCGTATGACTTAAATGGCTGA